ACCCATGTGGAAAGTTTGGAAAAAGCGGCTGAGGAATTGGGTGTAGAGGTGGCGTTTTGATAGAGGAAGTCCGAGATTTTCAGATGGAAGAGAATAATAAACCATTGGTTTCAATTATTATTCCCCATTATTTGGGGGATATTCTTTCCGAGTGTCTGGCATTTGTTTATGCGCGGACATCGGATGTTCCTTTTGAAGTTATTGTAGCAGATGATCAGCCTTATCCCGACGGCAGTCTGGATCGGGCATTGGAAAAGTTTCCGGATATTCGCATTGTGAAGACGGGTGGGGGAAATGGAAAGCCGAGCAAGGGGATGGGCGCCGGGTGCAACCGGGGGTTGGAGATTGCAAAGGGCGCGTATGCGATGTTGTTGAATTCGTATGTGGAGGTGGGCGAAGGGTGGTTGCCGCCGCTGATT
The sequence above is a segment of the Gemmatimonadota bacterium genome. Coding sequences within it:
- a CDS encoding glycosyltransferase; translation: MIEEVRDFQMEENNKPLVSIIIPHYLGDILSECLAFVYARTSDVPFEVIVADDQPYPDGSLDRALEKFPDIRIVKTGGGNGKPSKGMGAGCNRGLEIAKGAYAMLLNSYVEVGEGWLPPLI